In Littorina saxatilis isolate snail1 linkage group LG8, US_GU_Lsax_2.0, whole genome shotgun sequence, a single genomic region encodes these proteins:
- the LOC138973794 gene encoding uncharacterized protein codes for MRSGMTSKSFYGMRDKGPQFDFDDGPGMQTLPRQLSYTSSAPPKAMAPDVPGQIGRVMQYQKPTDCMPYGGTMASVRSYDPPVASQYHEPWGKTMNDPEILGRLTSVRANRGALVKIPDFEATASYPAPPSASPTQETDPTFI; via the exons ATGCGAAGCGGGATGACGTCAAAATCGTTTTACGGCATGAGAGACAAAGGGCCGCAATTTGACTTCGACGATGGACCTGGAATGCAGACTTTGCCCCGTCAGTTGAGCTACACCTCTTCCGCCCCTCCCAAGGCCATGGCCCCGGATGTGCCTGGTCAGATAGGGAGAGTGATGCAGTACCAGAAACCCACAGACTGCATGCCATATGGTGGCACCATGGCTTCAG TGAGGAGCTACGATCCCCCAGTAGCCAGCCAGTACCACGAGCCATGGGGCAAGACCATGAACGACCCCGAGATACTAGGCAGGCTGACCTCAGTCCGTGCCAACAGGGGGGCATTGGTCAAGATACCCGACTTTGAAGCCACCGCCTCCTACCCCGCCCCGCCCTCTGCCTCGCCCACCCAGGAGACAGACCCCACCTTCATATAA